The genome window CACAGTGGCACTGCTTCACCCAGGACCCTGGCCCGTTTAGCCCTCTGATGATAAGCACTAACCCATGGAGGAGCGGAGGGAGACGTTCATTCCCCGGGTACTGCGGTCTGACACACCTCACGGGGGCTGCAGTACCACAGCATGCTTGGGTGCTTAGGGGAAGTGAGCCCATGGTCAGGACATTCCCTGGGCCTGTCTCCAGGCCTTCCTGGTACCTTAGGGGCTGAATATCCCCTTGTTAGGTGGACTTAAGATTCTGTACATACCTGGGAAGTGCGCAGTACGGATAGGTCTgctgagacagagaagagaaggtggTGTTGGGGGCAGCTACCGCCGCCACACCCTGGACTGCAGTGGGAGGCTCCTGGGAGGGGCGCTCGAGAGTTGCCTCTTTGCGTGCTGGGCTCTTCTCCTTGGGAGACTCTCCTTTTCGGGAGCTGGCCTTCAGTTCGGCCACTAGCACATCAAAGTCCTTGGCCCTGCCCGGGACCTCCCTGCGCTGGTGCACTGAGTGGATCTAGaacacagcagagcagagcagtagGGAGGTGTGAGCTGAGGACGAGGGGAAGGGATCGATCTTCTTGgacacacacagtgtgtgctgTGGGTGAGGGGTGTTTGTGTGTCCATTTTACTCTCGGCAGACTAAAGCTCTCCTCTGGGTAAGGGGATCTAGAAGGTGCTCCCTGTCTGCCGCTTCTACCCTGCGCCCACTCTAGtagcctcttctctccttccccgtAGATGCCTAGCTCCATCCCTTCAACTGCGTTTACAGTAACTTCTGGACTCTCCTTTCCAAGGTTCCATGTCTGTGCTGAACCTGCCCCCCATCATCATGCAGAGAGATGGGGTTACCTTGCAAGTCAATAGGCGTGTACAGATCTTCTTGGTCTCTGGATTTATGACCCCGCACTGCCTGTTGAGGTCGAACTCTTTTCCTGGAGGGAAGGAGGTTCCAATGAATCTCAGGTCCATTTGGGGGAGGAGCCAAGGAAGAATCTGGCCTCTTCCTGCCAAGGGCCCAAGAAGCAGTAGGACCAAGGCAGGAGAGCCTCGCCCTTGGGTTCTACCTGCTGGGTTGAAACCAACTCAGCCCTATCCCTGGCCCAGGTACCCTTGGGAGACTAGAAGCCCAAAGCAGGGCAGTCGGTGCCAAGAAGCACAAGCAGCTGCCCACATCCGAGATGCCAGGAAAAACAGCTGTAGgatgtggggaaggagagaatggtCAATAGCTCAAGGCAAGCAGGAGTGACTCTGCTGGCTTAGCCTAGTGTTCTCTCAGACTACCTCAGAGACCTGGACCAGCATGGCTTCCTGGGAACAAGCAGGATAGGAGGTAATGGGGCTGCCACACCCTCAAAGCTGTTATGGTCAGACCTGGACAGGTTCACTCCTTCCTGACCCAAGAACAGAGAAGCCCAGTGAGGTCTCCACTCCGCCTTTCTGAGTTCCACGTCCATAACTACTCACGAGCCATCTTTCGGTGGGTTTTAGGAGGAAGCCTGGCTCCACTGGCCTCCTTCTCCGGGGGGCTGCCTTCGGCGTGGTGACTGGAGCCCTCACCAGGGATAAGCTCGATGTTCTCTCTGCCAGGAGGTTCTTTAGGAGAGGGGGCCGTGGGGACTTTTCCAGGGGAGTCCTTGGGGAGGCCTCCTGGCTGACTGAGGAAAGCAGAGGGTGGGGCCACCCTGATTCCATGTCCATCAGGCTTCGGGAGACTGGACATCTTCTCCAGATTCACCACAGGCACGAAAAGGCTACACGTGGAGAAAGGGTATgggctgggaggtggggaggctGGGACTGGGGTCTGGACTCTAGCCCAGAGCCATCTCCTCCCTAGCTCTGGAGCTTGGGTGGACTCCAAGAGAGGCGTGGAAAAAAAGGGGAGCCCATGCTCCCTGTAATATATGGAAAGGAGCTGCAGATGGGGTCAGCTATTTCTTGGCTGTGAGCAGTACCCTGCAACCAGGATTAAGTGTCAACCCTTCCTTGGGTCAGGGTCAGGGCTAGTTTTGGGGGGTTTCCAGCTTCTTCTTACCAGAGGCTGTCCTTCTGGGTCTTCTCAGGAGGCTGATGGCCACGGCTCCGGGACCCCTGGCCCTTCTCCCTGGAGGAGGTTTTGGTGGAACCTGGGGCTCTACAAGCTGGGCCCTGCCCATTCACTACATGGCATTTCTGAGAGCTGGcaggggctggaggtgggggtggggcccgGGCATAAAGCTTGCTGAGGGGCCCATGTCTTCTTTCTGTCACCAGGAGGTGGAGAGAGTAACTGAGGTGAGCGATATCAActgcctccttccccatctcctgtcCAGCCCGCCAATCCCTAGCACTTGGGTTGTGAGTTTCTCTCCTTCCCATTTAAGACTGAGCCTTTCAAGAGTCAAAAGTCTAGACCAAGCTTCTTGAACCTCTTAACTCCACTTGATGTTAGAAGCTTGCTCCAACAATAATCCCGACACCTCCAACTCTCAAGCTGTCCCCAGCACCGCCTTCCTTTAGCCCACATGACCTCCAGACTGACACTGTCCTAAGAGGTCCATCCATGTTCCACCATCCCACCCGCCCCGCCACCGGCCCCCTTATCGCCTCCCTAGGGCGCCCCTCACCGCAGTGCTTCTGGAAGGCTTGGGGCTTCACCACCTGGCTGCAGTGGTTACACACAACCAAATAGAAGTCATCATGGGCAGGGCAGTGACCGAAGATGGACATGTCTGCAACAACAGAACCCTTTATCGCTCGGGTTGAGTTCTCCGGATTTCCCTAGCTCAAGGAACACTCTCATGCCACCACTGAGGAGATGCCCGGCCTTCCAACTGACAGCCTCCCCTGTCCATTCTGACCAGACCCAAAGTGTATATGAGCTTTCCTGTGTGGGGGCACTGACCACATGTGATTGGGATCACCACCAACAGGTCCCAGGGGCCAGGACAACTGGCTGACTCAGACCTATCAGAAGGAGGCTCCCCCAGCAGTCCCAATGCTGCTTCGAGCTCCTTCCTCCAGTGTTAGAGGGGAAGCTTGGTCCACGTTCCCGAGTCCCAGCCCTCTGTGTGTGACTCCCACCTTCTTTAATGAGGGTCATGGCATCCAGCTTCTTCGTGTTTTTGCTGCCTTCCTCTAGTTCGGCCCCTGGAGGAGAAGCACAGTTGAGGATGCCCACCcgattcccagaacccagcaGGGCCTGCAGCCCAATGGTATGAAGCCCACATTCCCaaacaagcactcagaattcctGAAGACACTTTCCACGGGTCACTCACAAATGCCTATGATGACCCCATTAAGGATCACAGTGACCCTTCACTCCCGGGTACAGCACAGAGTTAGTTCCACAGCTGACTAGATGGGCGACTACGGGTAAATGTCTCTTTTCTGGGCCTTGCTTCCCCCATTTAAAAGGGAAATGGTTCTAAAATTTTTCTACGGGTCCCTTTTGAGACTGCTTGCATGGGTCCTTTCTACTACTCTGTGGCATCCCAGACAAATACCCTCCCAGATCCCCACCCCCATAAACTCATTTGGCTCCACCCAAGTTACCATAGTATCATCAAAGTTACACTCAGCTTCTCAGGTCCTGCACTGATAGGATGGCCATAGAGTAGAGAAACTGCTGTCTTTGGACCCTGTGGCATCTTCAAAGTCTCCTTGATCAGCTACGCAAGCCCCTCCCCTTCTTAGGGGGGCTTTGTCCAGGGGTTGCCCTTGTACCTCAGTTTCTGGGTTAATGACAAAAACATCTTAGCTGTGCAAAGCAgctctttccccatccccctacGTCACTCCTCGCCCCCCTCCTCTAagccccctccctgtcccttggggtgggggtggggatcaatTCTGAGTCACCAAATCTGAGTCCATTTCCAGTTCTCAGTGCACCTAGACCCAACGAGGGCCCCATCTTTGCCCACTCGGCATGGGGGCAGTCCAAGTGTGGCCTGTCCGCCCATCCACGATGGCTCTCTAATGCTCACTAACAGAGTGGCCCCTTTCTAGGATGAGAAGATCATTGGCAATCATAATACCCAGATGTAAGTGGTAGTGGGTTAGGCATGCAAAAGATAAGGGGCAGCTCCCACTCTTTTCTTAAGTCCTTTAAATTCGAGTGTGGGGAATGACAGAACAGAGCTGGAAGTCAGATGTCTCAAAAGAGAACAAGTGGCGTGAGAGACCGCTCCACGAgatctcctcctccacctcttctcaCTTGCAAACTTCTTCAGGGGTGTGATGCTTGTTGTCACCCCGAAAGGCCACGAGGCCAGGTGCTCCCTGGGGCCCAGGAGACAAAGATCTGAAGGGGCTGCAGGCCTGCTCACCAAAGGCACTCAAGGGCCTACAGAAGATAGGGGTCAAGGGAGAGAGCCAAGGGGCAGGACAAGAGGCCCACGGAAGGCTGGAGGCTTGGAGTCATGTATGGATGGACTGATAGAGGGAGGTCGGGGggggaatggatggatggatggatggaggatggatgaACTAAAGCAGAGGGGGCGGGGGTTCGGGAAAACTGAGCAGACAGGGAGGCGTTGAAAGAAGCTAAGGTGCGGGGCAAAAGGCGAAGAATcaagtgggtggggagggggccaCAGAAGTGGGGTGCGTGGGAAACACGTGGAGAGGACTGCTGCAGATGGGCAGAGCCGGAGCAGGTGCAGAACCGAAAAAAGCTGGAGGCCGGCTCACCGGAAGAAAGATACAGGCAAGTAAAGTGGGGGGCAGGTACTGTACACccgcagagacagaggtgggcaggGTGGGCTGCGAGCGATACGCCGGCGCTAGGACCCGGAGGCGCGAAGGTGGCTGAGCAGGCGGGCACTAGGACCCGGCGGGTCCTTTGTTTGGGGGGCCGGGGAGCCGGACGGCGGCTCTAGTCGGCGGCTCCCCTCAGCTGGAGGGGgccctgggggggaggggagagagtgaTGGGGTCCCCGGATTCTAATGTGTCTGTACTCACCGTCTGCCGCAGGCAGGTCGGCCCGCTCCACCCACGAGCTCCAGCTCTGTCCCGCGAAGTCATCGAGACTCGGCACTCGCCGCTCCAGAGCGGCCATTGCTGCCACCGCGCGTTCACGCACCGCCATCACCGCCGCGGACGCGCGCCCGCCCCGGCGCCGCCGCCGCGcggccccctccccccaccctccgaCCGGGGGCACgcctccctctccccctacctTGCCAGTTCACGCTCTGCGCAAGCGCAGCTCGTGCCTCCTGCCACTACCTCACTCTCAACACAGCTTTCTGGGAAGTGTAGTTGCGGAGGGGTGGTGATGCTTACGGAGCTGGCCGAGGGATCCCTTCCGAAATGCACAATCGCACGCGGGGAAGGAGAGATCAAAGCCTCGGGATTTCCTCTTTCAACCCCTCCGTACACATCCTTTGTGCCACTAGTTCACTCTTCCAAACTTACTGCGCATACCCGAGCCCCAAACCTCTTTCTGCCCAAGATACTCTTCTAAAGCCGTGCATCCGCCAGCTGGCTGGCGCCCCTTCCTGGGCTGGCGGCCACGAAGCGCCTCTGCACCCCTGTAGATCGAATAGGGTAGGTGCAAGGAGGTGGGCGCAGTGAATCAGAAGGGCAAGGGGAGGGAGTGTGCAGGACGTGCTGAAGGACACAGGGCTTGGAGTGGGGGAGGGCCACAGCTCCTGTGCGGTTCCTCTGTGGGAAACGCACGCTGCCTTGATGCAGAACGGAGGTTTGGAGTACTGTTGTCTTAGGTTTGGGAGAACCTGGTTGTGCTTGCCAAGATCACCTGTCAGTGTGACAAGGCTTTCGCCGAGCCAGAACCAGCCCCAGAACTAGGGTAGCCCCAAGGCTGCTGGTGTTTGCAGTGTCTCTGCTCCTGGGAACTACAATCGATAACCTGCACCGCCTCTTCCCAAATCCTGGCTGGACCCTGACTCCATCCatcattttggcttctttttctagTGAATCTTTTCGCTGCTGGAAAAGCTGCTATTGAAGCCTTGGCATAGGGAGGTTTCTCATATCTATCTTTATTtcgtttccttttctttctttcatcctttctttcgttcttcctctttttctttctttatttctgctaaGGCCCAGGAAGTACCTTAATCACCCACCTTCTCAGCTGATAATATTTCTTCCCACCCTCACAGAAGAGACAAAAATCTACCTTCATCTCCGTCCCCATTCTCATTGGAAATGAAATATTaatcctctttttctttgaatacCTCACCCATCACGCCATATTGCATCTCTTTACCTAAAATGAAGCCAAGTTTGGGAGCGAATAAGTCAAGGTCTGTGACTTTCTGCCTCCCATATAAGAGCAGTTTaactacataaagaaaaatatctgaggGCAGACGTTCTAAACCTAAGACCCACCCAGAGGTGGTCCCCAAGAGGCCCAGAAACCCGATGAGATTAAATGTAAAACTGTGCCCAAGTACATTTTTCTAGAGAATGTAAATGTGACATGTGGCTGTCTGAGGAGATGGATAGGTGCGAGTTTGTGTAGCATGAACCTTATAGTGAGGAGAGGGAAGCATATGGCCCTCGACTCGTCCTTTGGGTCACAGATGGTGGGAGAGCAAATGGAGGCAGCATTGTGGAAGCCACTGTCTTTTGCCTTTTGAGTTTGGTCCAAGTTTGCTAATGAGTCTCGGTTTCTTTGGACTAATTGGGTGCCACCAAAAGAGTCGATGTCACTAGACGGGGGCTTGCCAGAAGCCATTGCCTAGCCAGCAGACTATATTGCCTGGGGTTCAGACATGCAAGGAGAAGAGTATCTTGGTAGAAATGCTGAAATTTGTCCAAGAACATAGagcaagggaaaaggagagggtaAAACTCCCCAGAAGTCCTCTGGTCTTGGCTTCTTCTTGGCAAATGTTCGCAGCACTGTTTATTCAAATGTGTAATAACAAGCACCACAAAACAGCATGCAACATTCTCCCCACACCCTCCATCTGCAATCCCAGATATAGGAGACCCATGGTCAGGATGTCGAAGGGGACTCATGTCTAAGAAAGGTCCTGGATAGGCATCTCCACGTGGTAGAGTCTACCAGGGCAAAGGGCAAGTTCACTGCTTGTTGGCCTCCTGCAATAGCTAGAGAAACCAGACACCTTCTCCTACTTCAGGCCTGACTAGGCAAAGTGGTGGTGCCAGCCCTGGTTGGAGAGGACATGAGTCTCATGAGGACAGAGCTGCCCATGGCACTTACTGCTGCCCAGCCCCCTGGAGGTAATGAGGTGAACTGGTCTTTCCTCTTAGGGCGGCCATGGAGAGAAAGACCATAGCCTAAATCCAGACTCTCTTGGCCATCGCCAGGCTCTTGCCGAGGAAGAGCCTTTTCAACCCTAGAGCGAGCTCTGGAGTAAGAATGCTCGGTGGGCGTGGACAGCTCTTTTTCTAAAGTAGTCGATGGGCCAGTTGCTAACTTAGGCCCCAAATGAGAACACTTTATCCGTCACAgttcaaataaattataaatatagacGCAGAATCCAAACACAGTTTGAGTAGAAGCTGCTCCCAGATCCCCACAGGGACTTGCTTGAAGAAAAATGGTCACTCTTTTGCTCTTTGTatctctggagctggaggcaaAACTGTCTCCCTTGTCCTTAAGTAACCATGAGGACAACTTAGGATAGAGAGTTTCAGATTTAGGAACATTCTCACCCTCATCAAATTTTCCCCTCCTTAAATCTTTTCCCTAAAatcttaagaagaaaacaaaaattccagaTTATTTTACTGAAGGAGCATCTGGAAGTGTGTAAATATCCTACTTTCTCTGTCGGGTGGGGGAATTGTAAcccaaagaagaaatgaacagcCCAAAGTTAAGGATTCTGAGCCCTGGGCACCCAAGTAATACATCTTGATGTGAGTAGCATTGAGAAGGGCAAGNgggggggggggtggagagggttGATCATGTCCTGAGGACAGGTTGGCACAAGGCACATTCATCTTTGGGGTGCTAAGTGGGACAATTGCCACTAAATTGGGAAATGGctggtttcttccttctttatcaTCTTTCCCGGAGCATAAGGGGTTTTGATCTGGGTAGAAGGCAGATGACATTTGCCCAGTTGGTACCCTCTGGCCTTGGGGCCCAAAGAGGGATGACAGGAGGTATCAGGAAGAGGAGACACACCAAAGACAAATATGGAACTGGGTCCCGAAATGAAGAAGCACCAATAGCATCGGGCTGCCCAGGACTGGGGGAGGATGGGGCCTGGCTACTGTACGGAGGCAAGAGACAAGGACAGATAACCCTCTTTGTAAAGATGGGGACAGAAAGGtttgaaagaactagaaaaggtgcTGGCTTGAGAAAATGAACAGTCAGTAAGGGACAGGTGGGCCCATGTATCCATGTCCCGGGACTCCTGGGCATCTCGTGTCACGATGGTCCTTCAGGCCCTCCCAAAGCCCATAGGAATGAAAGGAAGGCCTGGGAAGACTGCTAAAAAGATCTAAAATGCCTCATCTCCAAAAGGGTGGTGAAGGGAGATGGGCCAACAGGTGTGGTGGGGATGGGGAAATGAAGGGGAAATGTTCCAAACCATTTCATCTTGTTTCCTAAGTGTAAGACAAAACCAAGGCCGAGAAGAAGGGAGTAAGGGGTTTCATGAGTAAGGGGCGTATAGGGCGCTACCAAAAGTGTTCCAGCTGAGGgaaaggaaggactgagggaatAGAAAACTTATTCTGCCAGCAACTTTCCTCACTTTCTTCCTTGGTGTTGCAATGCACTTGCAACTCTCTCTGCTCCCATTGGGTCCGGGCCTCATGTGGACCCTTAGAGGGACCTCTGATAGGATAATGGGTCTCCCTGCTTCACACGTGGTGGGAGCACTCTGGGCTCTGAGAGGGCTAGAGATAGGATACAGATTAGATGACAGCTATTGAGAGATGTCACAAAATCACTGGTGGGCCCTCCACACAGAACTCAGGGCAAGGCTGCCAGTCAACTTCCCCAAGTAAGATGTTTCAGTCCAGGCAGTAGACAAGAAGCACTGAGATCCTGCCATTTGCTGCCCCAGCAGGATGAGGGACAGGAAGCCAGTGGAGGTCTGCCCAGGTTACCAACAGCTGATGCCCACCCATCCATTCTCTCAAATCTCAAAGTCCAGAATGATGGGGGAagggagttggaggaggaggaggaggaagaggagaaggaggaggaggaggaaggtccTGTAGAAGCTGGAGGAGATGGCAAGGTGCTGTCCAGTTGTAGGAGTAGGCAGATGAAGGCTGCTTACTGCTTTTCCACTGCTCCCTGTTCTGCTGCACTCTCCTGGCTGGGgccctggtcctggtcctggcCTTGTCCATGCCACGGGGTCTCTTTGAACACAAACCAACAGTTTCCAGCCCACAGGAAGAAGTTGATAAAACCAAAGAGCtacaaaagaaatcaggagagTCTGTGAGAATAGTCAGGAAAGTTCTACATGAGAAACGGGAGAAGCACAGAGAACTTGGTATGGAGACAGGGCTCAAAGCCACTGCCTACTAACAGATTTTCTAGCGAAAGTGTCTAAACTCTGTCCAGAGGACTCACTCACAGTGTAGCTTGGTCACACTATTCGAATCTGGTCCCAGGGATGCTAAGTAAATCAAGGAACACATGCTTGCCTTCCTGAGGTGAGGGTGGCTGGAGCTGTCCAAGGTACTCCCCTAGGGCTAAAGACTAAGCAAAGGCTTTATTCAGACAtctattgttttttgttattcttcttctgctttctccGTGCACCTAGCCTGTTCTAGGACCCTtaacccttctgcctctgtcagACAGGCTGTTGGTATTACTGATGTGTGCCACACCAactctattaaaatattttgaaaaactgaCAATATAGAAAGAAGggtgttgtggcacatgcctttaataataataataataatgggatcAATGAACTAGGTATTGTGGCTTACACCTGTGTAATTGTAGCACTTAGGAGATTAAGGAAGGAAGActgaattcaagactagcctgggtcTCACAGCACAAACTGAACAGAAAAGCTGAGTGTAGTGGCataaatctgtaatcccagtacataGAAAACTGAGGCAAAATAACCAtgaatttggggctggagagatggctcagcagttaagggcattgactgctcttccagaggtcctgagttcaattcccagcaaccacatggtgactcacaaccatctgtaataggttttgaagacagctacagtgaacagtatactcatataaataaaatacataaatttaaaaaaaagaatcgtGAATTCAAAGGCAGCTTGGACTctatagtgagttcaaagacaactTGGGTAATATACAAGGAACCTGTctctcaaaaatcaaataaaagcaatagataaggaaagatagataaatagatataaagCAGGTGTGCTGAACAGTTGTACTTTAGAGAGTGAGTATGTGGGCCTTCCCTGTAAACGTTTTTCAACTTTTCTGGATATATATGagatttttcataattaaaaatcggaaagctggacgtggtggcgcacgcctttaatcccagcacccgggaggcagagacaggtggatttttgagttcgaggccagcctggtctacagagtgagttccaggacagccagggctaaacagagaaaccctgtctcgaaaaaccaaaaaaaataaaaataaaaaataaaaaataaaaaataaaaattggagggccgcctggcatggtggcacacacctttaatcccagcacttgggaggcagagacaggcaaatttctgagtttgaggc of Mus pahari chromosome 4, PAHARI_EIJ_v1.1, whole genome shotgun sequence contains these proteins:
- the Atxn7l2 gene encoding ataxin-7-like protein 2 isoform X1 — encoded protein: MAVRERAVAAMAALERRVPSLDDFAGQSWSSWVERADLPAADGAELEEGSKNTKKLDAMTLIKEDMSIFGHCPAHDDFYLVVCNHCSQVVKPQAFQKHCERRHGPLSKLYARAPPPPPAPASSQKCHVVNGQGPACRAPGSTKTSSREKGQGSRSRGHQPPEKTQKDSLCLFVPVVNLEKMSSLPKPDGHGIRVAPPSAFLSQPGGLPKDSPGKVPTAPSPKEPPGRENIELIPGEGSSHHAEGSPPEKEASGARLPPKTHRKMARKEFDLNRQCGVINPETKKICTRLLTCKIHSVHQRREVPGRAKDFDVLVAELKASSRKGESPKEKSPARKEATLERPSQEPPTAVQGVAAVAAPNTTFSSLSQQTYPYCALPRSHASSESEVDDEGPCGGDGDPGLFPFPLPRGGAQASSEESEEEGTTDDLHLSPDCHYATRPPRPQAFCTFGSRLVSPGCYVFSRRLDRFCSALSSMLERHLSSHMWKKIPPAAEPPSHLVSPSLSDPLSPSPMGSCPRLPGPPPRPACPASIPPVKDSLVPSYPAGSPSVAAACSQAECMGGSQAITSPLPANTPSPSFSKLPPSKASKSSKGKEGVEMEAPSRKRKLSPGPTTFKRTCILEPAGKGKPSSCRGLSTKTKTALNLGLNGTVGPRVKRAGPLDCRGSPHPSPIPVKASQLENRGVAGHPAKVLPTNCLSEEEVAKKRKNLATYCRPVKAKHCQAGVPPDGTCSVRRKKPGPALPFEEKCSTLKSKAH